GCGATTACATCCATTTCTTCTACAATCTCGAGCGGCGCCACTCGCTGCTGGATTACCTCAGCCCTGTCGAGTTCGAACTGAAGACCCAGGTCGCCGCGTCGGCGGCATAGTCAGACTGTCCACGAGACCGGGGGAACCTCATACCGCAGCCGCTTCCGCCTCCGCTTCGACGGCGGCTCGTGTTCCTCCGTCGCACTGGACGAGCAGGAGCAGACACAGGGTGAGCGCGCGCATCGCCTCCTGGTACGCGCGGCCGACGGGAAACCTTGGCTCGTGGGGCTCAGGGGGCCCAGGGGGAAGCGGATCATCTCTCCAGGAGGGCGCGCATGCGCGTCACGGCGGGGACCTCGACGTCGGCGGAGGCCCAGGCGCGGAGGACCCGCTCGGCCAGCTCCCTCGCGCGCGCGGCGTCCCCCTCGTCCGCGGCGCGCTGGGCGCGCAGGGCGTGCACGGGGTGGGCGCCCG
This portion of the Sandaracinaceae bacterium genome encodes:
- a CDS encoding IS3 family transposase, which encodes DYIHFFYNLERRHSLLDYLSPVEFELKTQVAASAA